The proteins below come from a single Thermotoga sp. KOL6 genomic window:
- the yfcE gene encoding phosphodiesterase, with product MKIVVLSDTHGEFSATKRALELAGKFDEIWHLGDVLYHGPRNPLPADYNPKELTSLLKRYRVRYIRGNCDADVDVRFLGIPEMPRIGMEFLEDVKVLLLHGDQFEYEESDTVKLAKTYRCDVILFGHTHVPLIERKEGILILNPGSPSLPKSSVGPTFGIIDTKSKKFYLYSLEGTILEEVSFVDRK from the coding sequence TTGAAAATCGTTGTTCTTTCAGACACTCACGGTGAATTTTCAGCAACCAAAAGGGCACTTGAGCTTGCAGGAAAGTTCGATGAAATTTGGCATCTTGGTGATGTTTTGTATCATGGACCTAGGAATCCTCTACCTGCTGATTACAATCCGAAAGAGTTGACATCACTCCTGAAGAGATACCGTGTTAGATACATCCGTGGGAACTGTGATGCGGATGTAGATGTAAGATTCCTTGGTATTCCAGAGATGCCAAGGATAGGAATGGAGTTTCTCGAAGATGTAAAGGTACTTTTGTTGCACGGTGATCAGTTTGAGTACGAAGAAAGTGACACCGTGAAACTTGCCAAAACGTACAGATGTGACGTGATACTCTTCGGTCATACACACGTTCCCCTGATTGAAAGAAAAGAGGGGATACTCATACTGAATCCAGGATCTCCTTCATTACCCAAATCGAGTGTTGGTCCAACATTTGGTATTATCGATACAAAGAGCAAAAAATTTTATCTTTATTCGCTGGAAGGCACAATTTTGGAAGAGGTGAGTTTCGTTGACAGAAAGTGA
- a CDS encoding cation:proton antiporter, which translates to MIFLYYNFFLISLGIVCLSLKKKVPKWITFVNLSFVLGIILFNYRFDITFTGEFGVHLLLDQTSRYFLLLSALVFTAVFMKGMSSTLSGLSSILLGILNLAFVSYDLFNIYVVVEAVSLVTFLMIVEGKRKIQYWSAFKYLVIGTVGMNLFLIGVAILYSENGTLSISDISRVSPLASSLILVGLLLRSGVFLFSMWLPQVHAESETVVSALLSGVVVKSTVYGLLRVQNIVNWQVVKDLALFSAIFGAVLVFLSKDYKRMLAYSTLSQVGIILVSPITAPVYALAHGISKAWLFLLKDDLPGRDVTKWKKISFQVWFFLAIATLSIMGLPGFAGFVKILVLDQLQSWEKFVLELAFIGTAASFWRLLLKTPDFSKQKFLGFYNLVLLVSSVLVGISYAEWNESFETILSMGIGFLIHLGFNRYKIDKYPLEDFEAMMGSYFLGVVIVCLLSLQL; encoded by the coding sequence ATGATTTTTCTTTACTACAATTTCTTTCTTATATCCCTTGGTATCGTCTGTCTTTCTCTCAAGAAAAAGGTTCCGAAATGGATTACATTTGTGAATCTTTCCTTTGTGCTCGGGATCATTTTATTCAACTACAGATTCGATATCACGTTCACGGGAGAATTTGGCGTTCATCTTTTGTTAGATCAAACATCACGATATTTTCTTCTTCTCAGCGCATTAGTTTTTACGGCAGTTTTCATGAAAGGAATGAGTTCTACTCTCTCAGGACTTTCTTCAATTCTACTTGGAATTCTCAATCTCGCGTTTGTAAGTTACGATTTGTTCAACATCTATGTTGTCGTGGAGGCAGTGTCCCTTGTCACTTTTCTAATGATCGTGGAAGGAAAAAGGAAAATTCAATATTGGTCTGCCTTTAAATATCTTGTTATAGGGACAGTTGGAATGAATTTATTCCTTATCGGTGTGGCCATTCTGTACTCGGAGAACGGTACACTTTCCATCTCGGATATATCGCGAGTGTCTCCCCTCGCATCTTCTCTGATTTTAGTGGGGCTTCTTTTGAGATCGGGTGTCTTTCTTTTTAGCATGTGGCTTCCTCAGGTTCATGCAGAATCAGAAACTGTGGTGTCCGCTCTTCTCTCCGGAGTTGTTGTAAAAAGTACAGTTTACGGACTTTTGAGGGTTCAAAATATTGTGAATTGGCAAGTGGTGAAAGATCTCGCTTTGTTTTCTGCTATATTTGGAGCTGTATTGGTTTTTCTATCGAAAGATTACAAGAGAATGCTTGCGTACAGTACACTCTCTCAGGTTGGAATCATTCTTGTTTCTCCCATCACTGCACCTGTTTATGCTCTTGCGCATGGCATCTCAAAGGCATGGCTTTTTCTGCTGAAAGATGATCTTCCTGGAAGAGATGTAACTAAGTGGAAGAAGATAAGTTTCCAAGTGTGGTTTTTCCTTGCAATAGCTACCTTATCTATCATGGGACTACCAGGGTTTGCGGGTTTTGTGAAGATATTGGTTCTTGATCAACTCCAGAGTTGGGAGAAATTCGTCTTGGAGCTAGCTTTCATCGGCACTGCCGCTTCTTTCTGGAGACTTCTCCTTAAAACTCCTGATTTTTCGAAACAGAAATTCCTTGGATTCTACAACCTGGTGTTACTTGTTTCATCCGTGTTGGTTGGCATCAGTTATGCCGAATGGAACGAGTCTTTTGAAACAATCCTTTCGATGGGGATAGGTTTTCTGATACATCTCGGATTCAACAGGTACAAAATAGATAAATATCCGTTGGAAGATTTCGAAGCCATGATGGGAAGTTACTTTTTAGGAGTGGTGATAGTATGTCTTTTGTCTCTGCAATTATAA
- a CDS encoding cation:proton antiporter subunit C: MLEQLSLTIVLIGLLGIFINKDLIKKIISLDIMGTGVVSFFVVASRKQGKEVPIPFHEGTTDPIPQALIITSIVIGFATISLLVTIASVISAKYSSLSSDKLDKNQGGEET, encoded by the coding sequence ATGCTTGAACAACTGAGTTTGACGATAGTTTTAATAGGACTTTTAGGGATTTTCATCAATAAAGATCTCATAAAAAAGATCATATCGCTTGACATTATGGGAACAGGAGTAGTTAGTTTTTTTGTTGTCGCGTCGAGAAAACAAGGAAAGGAGGTCCCAATACCATTTCATGAAGGAACAACGGATCCCATACCACAAGCGTTGATAATCACCTCAATAGTGATAGGATTTGCAACAATATCGCTACTCGTTACGATAGCAAGTGTAATTTCCGCAAAATATTCTTCTCTTTCCTCCGACAAACTTGACAAAAATCAAGGGGGAGAGGAAACATGA
- a CDS encoding Na+/H+ antiporter subunit E, translating to MSFVSAIITGTIFFIVLTQKVTFSTIFLGVLVSLIAYMFTKPVYFERFPILVLKLFFHIPKAVLEAVSVLASHKARKVFEMRVKDEWEELEKTLTITLTPKTLVVVSEEGYMVVHRMGEEE from the coding sequence ATGTCTTTTGTCTCTGCAATTATAACTGGTACGATCTTTTTCATTGTTCTGACCCAAAAAGTAACATTCTCAACGATTTTTCTGGGAGTCCTCGTTAGTCTTATCGCTTACATGTTCACAAAACCCGTTTATTTCGAACGGTTTCCTATCCTTGTACTCAAACTTTTCTTCCACATTCCCAAAGCGGTCTTGGAAGCCGTATCTGTTCTTGCATCACACAAAGCAAGAAAAGTTTTTGAAATGCGTGTAAAAGACGAATGGGAAGAACTCGAAAAGACCCTTACTATTACTCTTACTCCAAAAACCTTGGTTGTTGTTTCGGAGGAAGGGTACATGGTAGTTCACAGAATGGGGGAAGAAGAATGA
- the tmk gene encoding dTMP kinase, with product MTHYLKRKGQKVILRREPGGTKPGEKIRKILLEEEVTPKAELFLFLASRNLLVEEVVRYLSKGFVIIFDRYIDSSVAYQGFGRNLGKSVVEQLNMFATNGLIPDLTFYIDINVETALKRKGKLNRFEQKGFLERVREGYLVLAKENPERIVILDGNKPIEKIHEEVVQEVERRWKLDP from the coding sequence TTGACCCACTATCTGAAGAGAAAGGGACAGAAGGTGATTCTGAGGAGAGAACCGGGGGGGACGAAACCGGGAGAGAAGATCAGAAAGATTCTTCTGGAGGAGGAAGTGACTCCTAAAGCTGAACTCTTTTTGTTTCTCGCCTCGAGAAATTTACTTGTGGAAGAAGTGGTTCGCTATCTCTCCAAAGGATTTGTGATCATTTTTGATCGATACATAGATTCCAGCGTTGCATACCAGGGTTTTGGAAGAAATCTGGGGAAAAGTGTTGTGGAACAATTGAACATGTTTGCGACGAACGGATTGATCCCCGATCTCACCTTTTACATAGATATAAATGTCGAAACAGCACTCAAAAGAAAAGGAAAGCTGAACAGATTTGAACAGAAAGGATTTTTGGAACGGGTACGAGAAGGGTATCTTGTGCTCGCTAAAGAAAATCCTGAAAGAATAGTAATTTTGGACGGGAATAAACCTATAGAGAAGATACACGAAGAAGTGGTTCAGGAAGTTGAAAGAAGGTGGAAACTTGATCCTTAA
- a CDS encoding monovalent cation/H(+) antiporter subunit G has product MIYIGMTLMCIGTLFAILKKDFYLKIHFVGISDTIGSIFVVLNFPEDLSRTILMIILLLIWGPFISHVIARMYTEGSS; this is encoded by the coding sequence ATGATCTACATTGGGATGACTCTGATGTGTATAGGAACACTCTTTGCGATTCTAAAAAAGGACTTTTATCTGAAAATACACTTTGTAGGTATCTCGGATACAATAGGTTCTATCTTCGTAGTCCTCAACTTCCCAGAGGATTTGTCCAGAACGATACTCATGATCATTCTTCTTCTCATCTGGGGACCGTTTATCTCACATGTGATAGCTCGTATGTACACGGAGGGATCTTCTTGA
- a CDS encoding CPBP family intramembrane glutamic endopeptidase, with the protein MNILYSLIALAIYLMFMFSINIFKIRRFERAIFFQSLLGLAGAVTACAAFQYLPSFKLSLADFHWFLILLSVNVFFMRNGGAHFPSFANWLIVMISVSFISPLSEELFFRGVLLKLNNYNIWLNAFIFSFLHLFNVIVGFEKFFIVNLIYRFIVALIFAHSVVISGSLFPAIFYHSMNNLVAFILMTRRGGNAYKFRRNRRLWEEHTSESFDPLSEEKGTEGDSEERTGGDETGREDQKDSSGGGSDS; encoded by the coding sequence TTGAACATTCTTTATTCACTCATAGCATTGGCAATTTATTTGATGTTCATGTTTTCGATCAACATTTTCAAAATAAGACGTTTTGAAAGAGCGATCTTTTTCCAATCTTTACTTGGATTGGCAGGTGCTGTAACGGCGTGTGCGGCCTTTCAATATCTTCCATCATTTAAATTGAGTCTAGCTGATTTTCATTGGTTTCTCATACTTCTTTCTGTAAACGTGTTTTTTATGAGAAATGGCGGAGCACATTTTCCTTCGTTTGCAAATTGGCTCATTGTAATGATCTCAGTTTCGTTCATATCCCCCTTATCCGAAGAACTTTTTTTCAGGGGAGTTCTTTTGAAACTGAACAACTACAACATATGGTTGAATGCATTCATCTTTTCTTTCCTACACTTATTCAATGTGATTGTAGGATTCGAAAAATTTTTCATAGTCAACTTGATTTACAGATTCATAGTTGCTCTCATTTTTGCCCATAGTGTGGTCATCAGTGGATCCCTTTTCCCAGCCATTTTCTACCATTCGATGAACAATCTTGTAGCTTTTATATTGATGACCAGGAGGGGAGGCAATGCTTATAAGTTTCGAAGGAATAGACGGTTGTGGGAAGAGCACACAAGCGAATCTTTTGACCCACTATCTGAAGAGAAAGGGACAGAAGGTGATTCTGAGGAGAGAACCGGGGGGGACGAAACCGGGAGAGAAGATCAGAAAGATTCTTCTGGAGGAGGAAGTGACTCCTAA
- a CDS encoding hydrogenase subunit MbhD domain-containing protein, producing the protein MIERIVFLLMILISLYTVFTPIKLSSVVGRTALSILAVLLYVVLSAPDVAIAEALLGALLTTLVYITALKSRSEVKIGFVPVRLLFEKLGDAFSGFEYELLKSFCEKYDYKMGFVEFSSIEELLDALNEEKIDIGCGGIFREDNKGYLKTKIFYLEDGKLDLLRYVERKYRGEDLSHIFQKDGSYHILFTDDELKVRFREFLRTEKNLVERLKKRYFGEEKS; encoded by the coding sequence TTGATAGAACGAATTGTTTTTCTTCTAATGATATTGATATCTCTCTATACTGTTTTCACACCAATAAAATTGAGTTCGGTTGTGGGGAGGACCGCCCTCAGTATTCTGGCGGTTCTCCTCTACGTGGTTCTTTCTGCACCAGACGTGGCAATAGCAGAAGCGTTACTTGGAGCTTTGCTAACAACGTTGGTTTATATCACCGCGCTCAAATCCAGAAGCGAGGTGAAAATAGGTTTTGTTCCCGTGAGATTGCTTTTTGAAAAGCTCGGCGATGCTTTCAGTGGTTTTGAATACGAGTTGTTGAAAAGTTTTTGTGAAAAGTACGACTATAAGATGGGATTCGTTGAATTCTCCTCTATAGAAGAATTACTGGATGCTTTGAATGAAGAAAAAATTGATATAGGTTGTGGAGGTATTTTCAGAGAGGATAACAAAGGGTATCTGAAGACTAAGATCTTTTACCTTGAAGACGGCAAACTGGATCTCTTAAGGTACGTTGAAAGAAAGTACAGAGGAGAAGATTTATCTCATATTTTTCAAAAAGATGGGAGTTATCACATCCTTTTCACCGACGATGAATTGAAAGTCAGGTTCAGAGAGTTTCTCAGGACAGAAAAAAATTTGGTTGAAAGGTTAAAAAAGAGGTATTTTGGGGAGGAAAAATCGTGA
- a CDS encoding ABC transporter permease, whose product MILKFMIVELKRILKRKMSLLTIIAMPVLVVIISLVFMQGYNLQTMKLGIYNEDNSIWSSLIMRFIGTILRQENIVKVSKDYESLLKNGELNAVIVIPKGFASKLYTKQQTHMVFIPSPVDLHLAAAIYNVLDSVLADFQGSAFFDPKVLKYIFTESDYPVPRLTLKNSELKFSDLVSPFIIFFTGILVTVSLASVSTFLDREKNLHEMFLVYNLTWWEYALGKIFAYTVLGASVSFLAYILIGIITDNRMGFTLVFSLIIFNTFLHTSVGFLVSSTSTDKSLANIFGVSVIGLSLFSSGFAIPVSNLPETLKHITMITPVFRTMYALRVFQLEHSIDKGSVILVGIWTLVFFVVSIFSGKFVIRRV is encoded by the coding sequence TTGATCCTTAAATTCATGATCGTTGAACTCAAGAGGATTCTCAAAAGAAAAATGTCTCTTCTGACGATAATCGCTATGCCGGTATTGGTGGTGATAATCTCGCTTGTTTTCATGCAGGGATACAATCTCCAAACTATGAAGCTCGGTATATACAACGAAGACAACAGTATTTGGTCGTCGTTGATCATGAGATTCATCGGAACCATTTTGAGACAGGAAAACATCGTCAAGGTTAGTAAAGATTACGAATCTCTTCTAAAAAATGGAGAGCTGAATGCTGTTATTGTTATCCCGAAAGGTTTCGCATCAAAATTGTACACCAAGCAACAAACTCATATGGTTTTCATACCAAGTCCTGTGGATTTACATCTCGCCGCTGCTATATACAACGTCCTAGACTCTGTTTTGGCGGATTTCCAAGGTAGTGCTTTTTTCGATCCCAAGGTCCTAAAATACATTTTCACCGAGTCAGACTATCCTGTACCGAGATTGACTTTGAAAAATTCCGAACTCAAATTCTCAGATCTTGTCTCCCCTTTCATCATTTTTTTCACAGGAATTCTTGTCACAGTATCACTTGCCAGTGTTTCGACATTCTTAGACAGAGAAAAAAATCTCCATGAGATGTTCTTGGTGTACAATTTGACTTGGTGGGAATATGCTCTTGGTAAGATTTTCGCTTACACTGTACTCGGAGCTTCTGTGTCATTTTTGGCGTACATCTTGATAGGAATTATCACCGACAACAGAATGGGATTTACTCTCGTTTTCTCTTTGATAATTTTTAACACCTTTCTTCACACATCCGTTGGGTTTTTGGTTTCCTCTACTTCAACCGATAAAAGTCTTGCCAACATATTCGGGGTTTCTGTGATCGGTCTCTCTCTCTTTTCGAGTGGATTTGCCATTCCTGTGAGCAATCTCCCGGAGACTCTGAAACATATCACTATGATCACTCCTGTTTTTAGAACGATGTACGCCCTCAGGGTCTTTCAACTAGAACACTCGATAGATAAAGGTTCCGTTATCCTCGTCGGAATTTGGACCCTTGTTTTCTTCGTTGTTTCCATTTTTTCAGGGAAGTTCGTCATAAGGAGGGTATGA
- the rnc gene encoding ribonuclease III yields the protein MTESERRIVKEFQKKLGIHFNDEELLFRALCHSSYSNEQKQAGREKVDSNEKLEFLGDAVLELFVCEILYRKYPESEVGDLARVKSAVASEEVLARVSRRLGLGEYLFLGKGEEKTGGRNRDSILADAFEALLAAIYLDQGYQKIKEFFEDEFEFYIDKIMKGEMLFDYKTALQELVQKEHKIPPDYVLIGTEKDDNGKLFIVEVRINGKTLAIGKGRTKKEAEKEAAKLAYEKLVAGET from the coding sequence TTGACAGAAAGTGAGAGAAGGATAGTGAAAGAATTTCAAAAAAAATTGGGAATACATTTCAATGATGAAGAACTCCTCTTTCGTGCGTTATGCCATAGTTCCTATTCCAATGAACAAAAACAAGCTGGAAGAGAAAAAGTCGATTCGAATGAGAAATTAGAATTCTTAGGTGACGCAGTTTTGGAGTTGTTCGTTTGTGAAATATTATACCGGAAATATCCGGAATCGGAAGTGGGGGATTTGGCACGTGTGAAATCAGCTGTTGCAAGTGAAGAAGTGCTTGCAAGGGTTTCACGTCGATTGGGACTCGGTGAATATCTATTTCTAGGAAAAGGAGAAGAAAAAACAGGTGGAAGAAATCGAGACTCCATATTGGCTGATGCTTTTGAAGCTTTGCTGGCTGCAATTTATCTTGACCAAGGCTACCAGAAAATAAAGGAGTTTTTCGAAGATGAGTTCGAGTTTTACATCGATAAGATCATGAAAGGAGAGATGCTTTTCGACTACAAAACTGCTCTCCAAGAGCTCGTTCAAAAAGAACACAAGATACCACCAGATTACGTGTTGATAGGAACTGAGAAGGACGACAACGGAAAATTATTCATCGTTGAGGTTCGTATAAATGGTAAAACGCTAGCGATAGGTAAAGGAAGAACGAAAAAAGAAGCAGAAAAAGAGGCAGCAAAATTGGCTTATGAGAAATTGGTGGCTGGAGAAACATGA
- a CDS encoding radical SAM protein, with product MKIIPIFLPYAGCKRKCVFCDQIKATGQKKVPSFSDIAQTIAEYSKTSQEYEIGFYGGTFTGLSEEMMEKYLRFVRKFPVVKSIRVSTRPDEVNEQKLMILKRYGVETIEIGVQSFVDEILDASKRGYTAKEAEKTCKLIKKYGFTLSVHLMVGLPRSKKEHEILSALRTVECGADLVRIHPTLVFEGTELHEMMDRGEYSPLDLREAVDVCSDLVSILEGWGIKVIRVGYYVPVELRKHVIGGPFDPSLGDKVRKAVITKIVERMKPRRIVAPKRYFSWFDKEIARTRIETGETIYFDDLSYTDALFHIGKEVVEKCLNN from the coding sequence ATGAAGATCATACCGATATTTCTTCCCTATGCAGGATGCAAAAGGAAATGTGTTTTTTGTGATCAAATCAAAGCGACGGGGCAAAAGAAGGTCCCGTCTTTTAGCGATATTGCTCAAACTATTGCGGAGTACTCCAAGACATCCCAAGAATACGAAATAGGATTCTATGGTGGGACATTTACCGGTCTTTCAGAAGAAATGATGGAGAAGTATCTTAGATTCGTTAGAAAATTTCCAGTAGTGAAATCAATAAGGGTTTCTACACGTCCCGATGAAGTAAATGAACAGAAATTGATGATATTGAAGCGATATGGTGTAGAAACGATAGAAATAGGTGTTCAATCGTTTGTGGATGAAATTCTGGATGCTTCAAAACGAGGCTATACTGCGAAAGAGGCAGAAAAAACCTGCAAGTTGATAAAAAAATATGGTTTCACCTTGAGTGTTCACTTGATGGTGGGACTTCCAAGAAGCAAAAAAGAACATGAAATTCTTTCAGCTTTGAGAACAGTGGAATGCGGTGCCGATTTGGTGCGGATACATCCTACCCTTGTCTTTGAAGGCACAGAACTTCATGAGATGATGGACAGAGGAGAATACAGTCCACTAGATTTGAGAGAGGCAGTGGATGTTTGTTCAGACCTTGTAAGTATTTTAGAAGGATGGGGGATTAAAGTGATCAGGGTAGGCTATTACGTTCCCGTAGAACTCAGAAAACATGTGATCGGGGGACCTTTCGACCCTTCTCTTGGTGATAAGGTCAGAAAAGCTGTCATTACAAAAATCGTTGAAAGAATGAAACCAAGGAGGATAGTAGCACCGAAAAGGTATTTTTCTTGGTTCGACAAAGAAATAGCAAGAACGAGGATAGAAACAGGAGAAACTATCTATTTTGATGATCTTTCCTACACCGATGCTCTTTTTCATATTGGAAAAGAGGTGGTGGAAAAATGCTTGAACAACTGA